The Candidatus Aminicenantes bacterium nucleotide sequence CGTCGGAGTAGGTCTCGGCCGCCTGGACGAAATCGAGGCCGCCCTTGACCTTGTCGGCGATCTCGGTCTTGCGGGCCGCCAGCGCTTCCGGCGTCCGGCCTTCCAGAGCCAGCGTCAGGTAGACGGCCCGGACCTTGAACTCCGCCGGCAAGAGGTATTCGTCCTTGTGGGCTTTGTAATACTCGATGACCTGGGCTTCGTCGAGCGACAGCGCTCTATTGACCTCGCTGTAGACCACGCTTTGCTTCATGATCGTCTCTTCCATCTGCTTGAGCCAAACGTCGTAGTCCATCCCCTGGCTGCGGACGGCCCGTTTCAGCTCCTCGTCGGTCTCGAGGCTGTTCTCTTTTTTGATGTTGTCCAGGGCCATCTTCAGCTGTTCGCTGACGTTGATGTTCTTCTCCTTGGCCATTTGGAGCAGGAGCAGGTCGGTGACCATGGCATCGAGCAGCCCGGACTTGATCTGCACGAGCATCTTGTCCAGCTCGTCGCCCTGTAGCTGGCCCCGCGCCTGGGCCGCCCGGGTCTCGTATTCTTTCTTGTACTCGGTCAGGGTAATCACGTCGTCGTTGACGACGGCGATGATCTCCTCGATGACTTCCTGGGCGGCCAGGGCCAAGCCGAGGAGCAGCAGCAGCCCGGCAAAGAAGCGGGGGCGTTTGAAAAGAGTCATTGTTCGTTCCTTTGGTAGACGAAGGGCAGCTTGTTGGTCTCCGCCTTCCAGTCCAGGGCGGATTTCAGCTCCTCGATGTGGGCGGCCACGGCCGCCTTGCCGGTCCGGTCGAGAAGCTTGGCCGTGATGGCCGGGCGGGCTTCGATCAAGGTCTGGAGCTTCGGTTCGAAGCGGCGGTCCAGCCGGAAGATGTGAAAGCCGTAGGAGGATTCGACGACCCGGCTGATCTCGCCGGACTTAAGGGCGAAGATGACCTTCTCCAAGTCGGCCGGGAGCTGGCCGGCGCTGAAGACGCCGAGCAGGCCGCCCTTGGCCGCTTCAATGCCCTTGGACCGGGCCTTGACCGCCTCCCGAAACTGGGCCTCGGTGGCGTTCTTGAGCCCGTTCAAGGTCTCCGTTGCCTCGCCCTCGGTTTCGCACAGGATCTGGCTGATCTGGATCCGTTCGGGTTGAAGGAATTCGCTCTTGTGAGCGTCGTAATAGGCGGTCACGTCGGGCGCGGGAACGCTCAAGCCGCCCAACAGGGAAGACAGGTATTTCTCGACCTGCAGCTTGTCCCGCACGGCTTGGGGATCGAAGTCGACGGCCGGGACGCCGGCGCCGGACGCGCTCTTGAACCGAAACAGATAGTCGGCGATCTCGGACTCGGCCGGAGCGATGTTCTGGCTCTTGGCCTGGACGAGGAGGATCTTCTCCTCAACATAATTATCGAACAGCCCGCTCAAAGCCGGAGCGGCCAGCGTCCGCCATTCCTCGCCGGCGTTCAGCCGTAGGTAGGTCACGAAATCAGCCATGGTGTAGGACGACGCCTCGACCCGTAGTACGACCGGAGCGGACGCCTGGGCCGCTGCGGCTCCGCTGGACGCCGGATCGGCCCCGCCGGAATCCTTCCGGCGACAAGCCCCCCCAGTCAAGACCAGGCAGACGACAGCGACAAGAACGAGACGTCGACGGGTCCTGATAGCTTGCTCCATCTTCAATAAATTCAGCCTATTATATTACACACCATATAACGCCTTCAAGACGCCGATCGTTTCACTGAGGAGCGCCGCGTCGCTCTTGGCGGGCAAGGGCACGTCCAGAATGCCCTCGGGGGACAGCCGGCCCCTTCGCTCCCGCAGGACGGCGGTGACGCGATCGATCTTGATGCCCGATTCGGGGAGAAACCGCAGAACCAGGCGCGACTCGACCCGGTCGACCGACCGGATCTGGAGGGCCTTGGCCAGCCATTTGATCCGGCCGTAGTCGAGGAGGTTGCGGACACTCGGGGGGGGAGGTCCGAACCGATCCTTCATCTCTTCGGCCGCGGCGTCCAACTCCTCCAGCCCGGAGGCCGAAGAGACGCGCTTGTAGAGATCGAGCCGGAGGTTGGACTGGGGCACATATGTCTCGGGGATGCGGTTGTCCACCCGGAGGTGGATCTCGGCCTTGGCTTCGGGCTCGGCCTCGCCGCGGATCTCCTTGATCGCGCCCTCGAGCATATGGATGAAGTAATCGTATCCCACCGCCTCCATGACCCCGCTCTGCTGCTCGCCGAACAGGTGGCCGGCGCCCCGGATCTCGAGATCCTTCATGGCCAGCCGGAAGCCCGAGCCGAGCTGGCTGAACTCCTTCAGGGCATCCAGGCGACGGCGGGCCATAGGCGTCAGGTCGGAGGACGGGGGGACCAGGAAGTAGGCGTAAGCCTGGCGCGAGGAGCGGCCGACCCGGCCGCGAAGCTGGTAGAGCTGGGCCAGTCCGAAGTGGTCGGCCCGTTGGACGATGAGGGTGTTGACGAGCGGGATGTCGATGCCGTTCTCGATGATCGTGGTCGAGACGAGCACGTTGGCCCTCTGCTCGATGAACCCGAGCATGCGCTTTTCGAGCTCGGCCGGGGCCATCTGGCCGTGGATGGTGACGACCTTGGCCTGGGGCGCCCATTCCGCGATCTTGGCCGCCAGGGCGTCCAGCTCCTCGATCTTGTTCAGAATGTAATAGACCTGGCCGCCGCGGGCCAGCTCGTGGCGGACAGCCGAGCCGATGAGCCGGGGGCTGAACGAGGTGACCACGGTATGGACGGCCAACCGGTCGCGGGGCGCGGTCTCGATCAGGCTGATGTCGCGCAGGCCGGTCAGGGACATGTTCAGGGTGCGCGGGATGGGGGTGGCGGTCAGGGTCAGGACGTCGACGTGGGTCCGAAGCTGCTTGATCCGCTCCTTGTGGGAGACGCCGAAGCGCTGCTCCTCGTCGACCACGAGCAGGCCGAGGTCCTTGAACTCGACGTCCTTGGACAGGATGCGGTGGGTGCCGATGAGGACGTCGACCCGGCCGGCCTTGAGCTCGCCGAGAACCCGGGTCTGTTCGGCCTTGCTCTGCAGGCGGGTCAGGGCCGCCGTCCGGACCGGGAAAAGGACCATCCGGGCGGCAAAGGTCTTGGCGTGCTGGCTGGCCAGGACGGTCGTGGGGCAGAGGACCGCGACCTGCTTGCCGTCCATGACGGCTTTGAAAGCCGCCCGCAGGGCCACCTCGGTCTTGCCGTAGCCGACGTCGCCGCAGACCAGCCGGTCCATGGGTGTATCCGACTCCATGTCCTCCTCGACCTCGCGGATGGTCCGGAGCTGATCGCCCGTCTCTTCATATTCGAAGGTCTTGTCGAACTCCTCCTGCCAGGGCCCCCGGCCGCTGAAGCCGTAGCCCTTGACCGATTTGCGGCGGGCGTAGAGCTCGAGCAGCTCGTGGGCCAGCTTCTCGACGGCCTTCTTGGTCCGGGTCTTGGTCTTCTCCCAGCCCGTGGTGCCCAGCTTGTCCAACGACGGCAGGCCGGCCCCGAGCGGAGTGAATTTCTGGATCAGGGCAAGATCCTCGACGGGCACGCACAGCCGATCGCCGTCCCGATAACAGAGGTCCAGGAATTCGCGAGGCTTGCCGTCGGGGTCCATCCGGATCAGGCCGTTGAAAACGCCGACGCCGTAGTCGGCGTGGACCACGAAGTCGCCGGTCTTGAGGTCCTGGAACTGGGTCAGGGACGGCTTGGCCGACGATCGGATCGGGACTGATACGTCCTCGGTTAAAATATCTTCTTCGGCAAAGATCAGCGCCTTCTGCGAGGGATAGGCGAAGCCCCGGTCCAGGCGGCCCAAGACCAGAAGGATCTCGCCTTCGGCCGGCCGGGCCAGGGCCGACTCCACGGCCAGGGCCGGGATCTCCTCCCGCGCAAGCAGGCCCAGAACCTTGCGCCGGATCTCGGTCGAAGAAAGGAAGATCAGGCAGCGGTCCCGCTCCTCCTGCCGGCGCTTCATGTATTCCAGGAAGAACGGGATGCGGTTTTCGAACTTGGGCACGGGCTGGAAGCCGAACCGGATCTCCTCCCGGCCGCGATCCTCTTCCGGCATGAGCTCGCCGACCGGAAGGGCGAGGGCCTTGACGTCCGACCACAGCCCGGGCGGGAAATAGCGCTCGGGAGGCTCGACGGTGGCACCCGAAGCGGCCAGGGCCGCCGCCTGCTCGCGCAAGTCGTCCATGACTTCGCGGTATTCCCGCTCGACCTCGTCGGGCGAATCGAGGAAGATG carries:
- the mfd gene encoding transcription-repair coupling factor, yielding MSLDFLQDVPEFQALLKALERGGRPAVAGVNDSGRPYLLAMLAAHSWRRAIWLQPSDRPAGELEARIRFYLDRLGVSRSVKALPSPGENPYGGAPPSLEAVASRMRFLYDLRHRPPVIIPTDVFGLLRPLPAPERLDGLFLSLKIGMTLDRDFLIRRLAEYGYVREDLIAFRGEYAYRGGVVDAFSPWHPAPFRIEFGGDTIASLREFDPSTQRTLRKIERCVVPALTEAAEPGPEVPFTRYLDDAVIFLDSPDEVEREYREVMDDLREQAAALAASGATVEPPERYFPPGLWSDVKALALPVGELMPEEDRGREEIRFGFQPVPKFENRIPFFLEYMKRRQEERDRCLIFLSSTEIRRKVLGLLAREEIPALAVESALARPAEGEILLVLGRLDRGFAYPSQKALIFAEEDILTEDVSVPIRSSAKPSLTQFQDLKTGDFVVHADYGVGVFNGLIRMDPDGKPREFLDLCYRDGDRLCVPVEDLALIQKFTPLGAGLPSLDKLGTTGWEKTKTRTKKAVEKLAHELLELYARRKSVKGYGFSGRGPWQEEFDKTFEYEETGDQLRTIREVEEDMESDTPMDRLVCGDVGYGKTEVALRAAFKAVMDGKQVAVLCPTTVLASQHAKTFAARMVLFPVRTAALTRLQSKAEQTRVLGELKAGRVDVLIGTHRILSKDVEFKDLGLLVVDEEQRFGVSHKERIKQLRTHVDVLTLTATPIPRTLNMSLTGLRDISLIETAPRDRLAVHTVVTSFSPRLIGSAVRHELARGGQVYYILNKIEELDALAAKIAEWAPQAKVVTIHGQMAPAELEKRMLGFIEQRANVLVSTTIIENGIDIPLVNTLIVQRADHFGLAQLYQLRGRVGRSSRQAYAYFLVPPSSDLTPMARRRLDALKEFSQLGSGFRLAMKDLEIRGAGHLFGEQQSGVMEAVGYDYFIHMLEGAIKEIRGEAEPEAKAEIHLRVDNRIPETYVPQSNLRLDLYKRVSSASGLEELDAAAEEMKDRFGPPPPSVRNLLDYGRIKWLAKALQIRSVDRVESRLVLRFLPESGIKIDRVTAVLRERRGRLSPEGILDVPLPAKSDAALLSETIGVLKALYGV
- a CDS encoding peptidyl-prolyl cis-trans isomerase: MEQAIRTRRRLVLVAVVCLVLTGGACRRKDSGGADPASSGAAAAQASAPVVLRVEASSYTMADFVTYLRLNAGEEWRTLAAPALSGLFDNYVEEKILLVQAKSQNIAPAESEIADYLFRFKSASGAGVPAVDFDPQAVRDKLQVEKYLSSLLGGLSVPAPDVTAYYDAHKSEFLQPERIQISQILCETEGEATETLNGLKNATEAQFREAVKARSKGIEAAKGGLLGVFSAGQLPADLEKVIFALKSGEISRVVESSYGFHIFRLDRRFEPKLQTLIEARPAITAKLLDRTGKAAVAAHIEELKSALDWKAETNKLPFVYQRNEQ
- a CDS encoding peptidyl-prolyl cis-trans isomerase, which codes for MTLFKRPRFFAGLLLLLGLALAAQEVIEEIIAVVNDDVITLTEYKKEYETRAAQARGQLQGDELDKMLVQIKSGLLDAMVTDLLLLQMAKEKNINVSEQLKMALDNIKKENSLETDEELKRAVRSQGMDYDVWLKQMEETIMKQSVVYSEVNRALSLDEAQVIEYYKAHKDEYLLPAEFKVRAVYLTLALEGRTPEALAARKTEIADKVKGGLDFVQAAETYSDAPLKETKGDLGNLVAGQIDKLLEAALMPLKTGQTSDWVQTKNGWYLLKVEERKDARTKSFEESKRAIEEKMTSALQDVKFKEFLQDIKKRSYIKILKASPLDKMPT